Proteins encoded by one window of Vibrio panuliri:
- the ubiB gene encoding ubiquinone biosynthesis regulatory protein kinase UbiB, with translation MTPSELRRLYRIIKVQLEYGLDELLPNHQLTKAPLLARKALFWIKNQHSDKQLGDRLRLALQELGPVWIKFGQMMSTRRDLFPPHIADPLALLQDQVSPFDGELAKLHMEKALGGPLENWFSDFDIKPLASASIAQVHTARLKESGQEVVLKVIRPDIRPVIDADLKLMYRMARIVARALPEARRLKPVEVVREYEKTLLDELDLRREAANAIQLRRNFEGSEELYVPEVFPDFSSESLMVSERIYGIQVSDIEGLEANGTNMKLLAERGVSVFFTQVFRDSFFHADMHPGNVFVKPDHPDNPMWIGLDCGIVGTLNSDDKRYLAENFLAFFNRDYRRVAELHVESGWVPRETNIDEFEFAIRIVCEPIFAKPLCEISFGHVLLNLFNTARRFEMEVQPQLVLLQKTLLYVEGLGRQLYPQLDLWATAKPFLEEWMMNQVGPQAVINAVKDRAPFWAEKLPELPELLYDSLRQGKAMNQRMDQLYQGYRESKRQQATGKFLFGVGATLVVCSAILVNSTYEQLSTYSAIAGVTFWLFSWRAYRR, from the coding sequence ATGACGCCGTCTGAACTTCGTCGCCTATATCGCATTATTAAAGTCCAGCTTGAGTACGGCTTGGATGAGTTACTACCAAATCATCAACTGACTAAAGCCCCGTTGCTTGCTCGTAAGGCACTGTTTTGGATTAAGAATCAGCATAGTGATAAGCAGCTTGGAGATCGGCTGCGTCTTGCCCTTCAAGAGCTAGGTCCGGTGTGGATTAAGTTTGGTCAGATGATGTCTACCCGACGTGACCTTTTTCCGCCACACATTGCCGATCCGCTCGCCCTGCTGCAAGACCAAGTATCTCCTTTTGATGGTGAACTGGCTAAGCTACACATGGAAAAAGCGCTTGGCGGACCACTAGAAAATTGGTTTAGCGATTTCGATATCAAGCCACTGGCTTCAGCATCCATTGCTCAGGTTCATACTGCTCGTCTAAAAGAGAGCGGGCAAGAAGTGGTTTTAAAAGTGATTCGCCCTGATATTCGTCCTGTGATTGATGCAGATCTAAAACTGATGTATCGCATGGCGCGTATAGTCGCGAGGGCATTACCTGAAGCACGTCGTTTAAAACCCGTTGAAGTCGTTCGTGAGTACGAAAAGACTCTACTTGATGAGCTAGACTTAAGAAGAGAAGCAGCGAACGCAATTCAGTTGCGTCGCAACTTTGAAGGCAGTGAAGAGCTATACGTACCCGAAGTGTTTCCTGATTTTAGCAGTGAATCTTTGATGGTGTCTGAGCGCATTTATGGTATTCAAGTCTCTGATATTGAGGGATTAGAAGCTAATGGCACCAATATGAAGCTGTTAGCTGAGCGTGGTGTGAGCGTATTCTTTACGCAAGTATTTCGTGATAGTTTCTTTCATGCTGATATGCACCCGGGCAATGTGTTTGTTAAGCCTGACCATCCTGATAATCCGATGTGGATTGGTCTCGATTGCGGCATTGTTGGCACCCTAAATAGCGATGACAAACGTTACTTAGCAGAAAATTTCTTAGCCTTCTTTAACCGTGATTATCGCCGTGTTGCCGAGTTACACGTCGAATCGGGTTGGGTTCCACGTGAAACCAATATTGATGAGTTTGAGTTCGCTATTCGCATTGTATGTGAACCGATTTTTGCTAAGCCATTGTGTGAAATTTCATTCGGTCATGTATTGTTAAACTTGTTCAATACTGCCCGACGTTTTGAAATGGAAGTGCAACCGCAGCTTGTTCTATTACAAAAGACACTGTTGTACGTTGAAGGCTTGGGTAGACAGTTGTATCCTCAGCTCGATCTTTGGGCAACAGCTAAGCCATTCCTTGAGGAATGGATGATGAATCAAGTTGGGCCTCAAGCGGTGATCAATGCAGTTAAAGACCGCGCACCGTTTTGGGCAGAAAAATTACCAGAGTTACCAGAGCTGCTTTATGACAGCTTAAGACAAGGTAAAGCAATGAATCAGCGTATGGATCAGCTTTACCAAGGTTACCGAGAGTCGAAGCGTCAACAAGCGACTGGTAAATTTTTATTTGGTGTTGGTGCCACATTAGTCGTATGCTCGGCAATATTGGTCAACAGCACTTATGAACAACTATCGACTTACAGTGCTATCGCTGGTGTCACATTTTGGTTGTTCAGTTGGCGAGCTTATCGCCGCTAG
- a CDS encoding ubiquinone biosynthesis accessory factor UbiJ gives MPFEPLVTAVIETTLNTLIKDDPELGRRLARLKGQVIQVHLKEVNKTLTFVFSQQIDVLANYEGEPDCYLSLNLSVLPELREQANITKLIKQDKLTLEGDIQLAQKFAQLMTDCKPDIEEWLSRATGDVVAHSLVKGATQVGQFMKSQAIKRQNQLGQVITEEWKLTPAPLEVAYFCDQVDDVKSHASRLEARLNQLLERA, from the coding sequence ATGCCATTTGAACCATTAGTGACCGCCGTTATTGAAACGACGCTCAACACCTTAATCAAAGACGATCCTGAGTTGGGTCGCCGTCTTGCTCGCCTAAAAGGGCAAGTGATCCAAGTGCATCTAAAAGAGGTCAACAAGACGCTAACTTTTGTGTTTAGTCAGCAAATTGATGTTCTGGCTAACTATGAAGGTGAGCCTGATTGCTACCTCTCGCTAAATCTCTCTGTATTGCCCGAGTTGCGTGAGCAAGCCAATATTACCAAGCTTATCAAGCAAGATAAGCTAACCCTAGAAGGTGATATTCAACTTGCGCAAAAGTTTGCTCAACTGATGACAGACTGCAAGCCAGATATTGAAGAGTGGTTATCTCGCGCAACAGGTGATGTGGTGGCACACTCCTTAGTGAAGGGTGCGACTCAAGTTGGTCAGTTTATGAAGTCGCAGGCGATTAAACGTCAAAACCAGCTAGGTCAGGTGATTACCGAAGAGTGGAAACTCACCCCAGCCCCGTTAGAAGTCGCCTACTTCTGCGACCAAGTGGATGATGTGAAAAGTCACGCATCTCGTCTTGAAGCTAGATTGAACCAATTGCTGGAGCGTGCATGA
- the ubiE gene encoding bifunctional demethylmenaquinone methyltransferase/2-methoxy-6-polyprenyl-1,4-benzoquinol methylase UbiE, whose amino-acid sequence MTDTSVQSNTALETTETTHFGFTTVAKEEKVAKVAQVFHSVAAKYDIMNDLMSGGVHRLWKRFTIDCSGARPGQRILDLGGGTGDLTAKFSRIVGDKGHVVLADINNSMLNVGRDKLRDIGVVGNVHYVQANAEELPFPDDYFDVITISFCLRNVTDKDKALRSMFRVLKPGGRLLVLEFSKPILEPLSKVYDAYSFHLLPKMGELVANDADSYRYLAESIRMHPDQETLKGMMDDAGFEQTSYYNLTGGIVALHRGYKF is encoded by the coding sequence ATGACGGATACAAGCGTGCAGTCAAATACAGCTTTAGAAACAACAGAAACCACTCACTTTGGTTTCACTACCGTAGCCAAAGAAGAAAAAGTAGCCAAAGTTGCTCAAGTATTTCACTCGGTAGCTGCCAAGTACGACATTATGAATGACTTAATGTCTGGTGGTGTGCATCGCTTGTGGAAGCGCTTCACAATTGATTGCAGTGGCGCTCGCCCTGGTCAACGTATCCTTGATCTTGGTGGCGGTACGGGAGACTTAACTGCGAAGTTCTCACGCATCGTTGGTGATAAAGGTCATGTGGTTTTGGCTGACATTAACAACTCAATGTTGAACGTTGGACGCGATAAATTGCGTGATATTGGTGTAGTGGGCAATGTACACTACGTGCAAGCAAACGCTGAAGAACTGCCGTTTCCAGATGACTATTTTGATGTGATTACCATCAGTTTCTGTTTGCGAAACGTGACCGATAAAGATAAGGCATTACGCTCAATGTTCCGTGTGCTTAAGCCTGGTGGTCGTTTGCTAGTGCTAGAGTTTTCTAAGCCGATTCTTGAGCCACTATCAAAGGTTTACGATGCATACTCGTTCCACCTATTGCCAAAAATGGGTGAACTCGTTGCAAACGACGCCGATAGTTACCGTTATCTTGCTGAATCAATTCGCATGCACCCTGACCAAGAAACGCTGAAAGGCATGATGGATGACGCGGGTTTTGAACAGACGAGCTACTACAACCTAACTGGCGGTATTGTTGCATTACACCGTGGTTACAAGTTCTAA
- the rmuC gene encoding DNA recombination protein RmuC yields the protein MQWIIENQSVLFSALGGAAISGVAVGWWVKQKLGLESQLLEQQLESNQQLADSQISQLKQSLSQAQQELDELDEDRDKAAYELKQSHGKLMAVMEKLRYFEAVKQERQQYADDLTQVREQKSQLEAQLREQEARHQQAQLASQEKLQLLEKAEERLKQQFEHLANQLFEAKTAKVDQQNRQSLEGLLSPLKEQLEGFKRQVNDSFNLEAKERHTLVHELKNLQRLNEQMTREAVNLTQALKGDNKQQGNWGEVVLARVLAESGLREGHEYQTQVSLQNEAGKRYQPDVIVHLPQDKQVVIDSKMVLVAYERYFNAETDHERERALSDHLLALRNHIKGLSNKDYHQLKGIRSLDYVLMFVPVEPAFQVAIQADPSLVKDAMEQNIILVSPTTLLVALRTIDNLWRNDRQNQNAQIIAERASKLYDKLRLFVDDMEGLGGALDRANQTYQGAMNKLATGRGNVIRQAESFKQLGVEVKRPISPTIAELAHGQDVSENEYLAENPPQLERHPAEDKVN from the coding sequence ATGCAATGGATTATCGAGAACCAAAGCGTGTTATTTAGTGCCCTTGGTGGCGCCGCGATTAGCGGAGTGGCAGTTGGTTGGTGGGTTAAACAGAAACTGGGTTTAGAAAGCCAACTGCTCGAACAACAATTGGAATCTAATCAGCAATTGGCAGACTCACAGATAAGCCAGTTAAAACAGTCGCTTAGTCAGGCGCAGCAAGAGCTGGATGAATTAGATGAAGATCGCGATAAAGCGGCTTATGAACTCAAACAATCACACGGCAAGTTGATGGCGGTGATGGAGAAACTGCGTTATTTCGAGGCGGTAAAGCAAGAGCGTCAGCAGTATGCCGATGATTTAACCCAAGTGCGTGAGCAAAAATCACAACTTGAAGCACAATTGCGTGAACAAGAAGCGCGCCATCAACAAGCGCAACTCGCGAGCCAAGAAAAGTTACAACTGTTGGAAAAAGCGGAAGAGCGATTAAAGCAACAATTTGAACACTTGGCTAATCAGCTTTTTGAGGCCAAAACGGCTAAAGTCGATCAGCAAAACCGCCAGAGTCTGGAAGGTTTACTTAGCCCATTAAAAGAGCAGTTGGAAGGCTTTAAGCGTCAAGTTAACGATAGCTTTAACCTAGAAGCGAAAGAGCGTCATACCCTAGTTCATGAACTAAAAAACTTGCAACGCTTAAACGAGCAGATGACTCGTGAGGCAGTGAATTTGACCCAAGCGCTTAAAGGCGACAATAAACAGCAAGGTAACTGGGGGGAAGTGGTTCTGGCGCGAGTGTTGGCAGAGTCAGGGTTGCGTGAAGGGCATGAATATCAAACTCAAGTCAGCTTGCAAAATGAAGCAGGTAAGCGCTATCAGCCAGATGTGATTGTTCACTTACCGCAAGACAAGCAGGTTGTCATAGATTCAAAAATGGTGTTGGTGGCTTACGAGCGTTACTTCAATGCGGAAACTGATCATGAGCGTGAACGCGCACTAAGTGACCACTTACTTGCACTACGTAACCATATTAAAGGGCTAAGTAATAAGGATTACCATCAGCTTAAAGGTATTCGCAGCCTTGATTACGTATTGATGTTTGTTCCCGTTGAGCCCGCATTTCAAGTGGCAATTCAGGCCGATCCAAGTTTGGTTAAAGATGCGATGGAGCAAAATATCATTCTTGTCAGCCCAACCACGTTGCTGGTGGCTCTGCGCACGATTGATAACTTATGGCGTAATGACAGGCAAAACCAAAATGCACAGATTATTGCTGAGCGGGCCAGCAAACTTTACGACAAGCTGCGTCTATTCGTTGACGATATGGAAGGGCTCGGCGGTGCATTAGATAGAGCGAACCAGACTTATCAAGGTGCAATGAACAAACTCGCGACAGGTCGAGGTAATGTGATCCGTCAAGCGGAGAGCTTTAAACAACTTGGTGTTGAAGTGAAGCGTCCAATCTCGCCAACCATTGCGGAACTTGCCCACGGACAAGATGTGTCAGAAAATGAATATTTGGCGGAAAATCCACCGCAGTTAGAAAGACATCCGGCAGAGGATAAAGTAAACTAA
- a CDS encoding DMT family transporter gives MNERRALGFGLSAVLLWSTVATAFKLTLAEFTPIQMLTIASIVSALVLFIICGVQGKLTSLSAIFFSNPWYYLLLGLINPLAYYIILFKAYDLLPASQAQAINYSWAITLTLMAAVFLGQQIRKQDWIACVLSYFGVVVIATKGDILGLNFESPLGVGLALLSTLLWAGYWILNTKNKADPVVGVLLGFLVAIPFAIGLSIWEGANWEQISFSGWLAVTYVGLFEMGVTFVLWLTALKLTQNTARISNLIFASPFISLVLLATVIGESIHPTTLLGLVLIIAGLVIQQIKFNNRKTAEQ, from the coding sequence ATGAACGAGCGCCGCGCGTTGGGGTTTGGTTTGTCTGCAGTTTTGCTCTGGTCGACAGTGGCAACCGCATTCAAGCTAACTCTAGCTGAATTTACCCCTATCCAGATGCTGACAATCGCCAGCATTGTTTCTGCTCTAGTCTTATTTATTATCTGTGGTGTACAAGGAAAGCTCACCTCCCTCTCCGCCATTTTTTTCTCGAATCCTTGGTATTACCTGCTGCTTGGCTTAATTAACCCATTGGCCTACTACATCATTCTGTTTAAAGCTTATGACTTGCTCCCTGCTTCACAAGCACAAGCAATCAACTACAGTTGGGCAATCACGTTGACTTTGATGGCCGCGGTCTTCCTTGGTCAACAGATCCGCAAGCAAGATTGGATAGCATGTGTGCTGAGCTATTTTGGTGTGGTGGTCATTGCAACTAAGGGCGACATTTTAGGGCTCAATTTTGAAAGCCCGCTTGGTGTTGGGTTAGCGCTACTTTCCACTCTACTTTGGGCAGGTTACTGGATTCTCAACACCAAGAATAAAGCTGACCCTGTGGTTGGGGTGTTATTGGGTTTCTTGGTTGCTATCCCTTTTGCTATTGGCTTAAGTATTTGGGAGGGCGCTAACTGGGAGCAAATTTCTTTTTCAGGTTGGTTGGCGGTGACTTACGTTGGGCTTTTTGAAATGGGGGTGACTTTCGTATTGTGGCTCACAGCATTAAAACTGACTCAAAATACCGCCCGTATCAGCAATCTTATTTTTGCTTCCCCTTTTATCTCGCTTGTTCTGCTCGCGACTGTGATTGGTGAAAGTATTCACCCTACGACTTTGCTTGGTTTAGTCCTAATCATCGCCGGACTCGTAATTCAGCAAATCAAGTTTAACAACAGAAAGACTGCCGAGCAGTAA
- a CDS encoding gluconokinase codes for MLGNCIIVMGVTSSGKSTVGDALAKAINAKFIDGDDLHPKSNILKMASGHPLNDDDRAPWLERIRDAVFSLTKKNESGVIVCSALKKKYRDIIREGNPNVRFVYLRGDQQLILDRIKARNGHFMKESMVASQFDALEEPNAEETDVITTNIADSVEDIVVGVVDQIACRSQSLKSQQG; via the coding sequence ATGCTAGGTAACTGTATTATCGTCATGGGCGTAACCTCGTCAGGGAAGTCTACTGTTGGCGATGCACTTGCAAAGGCAATTAACGCAAAGTTTATTGATGGTGATGATCTACATCCCAAGAGCAACATACTCAAAATGGCGAGCGGTCATCCGCTTAACGATGACGACCGCGCCCCTTGGTTAGAGAGGATTCGTGATGCGGTATTCAGCTTAACCAAGAAAAATGAAAGCGGTGTGATTGTGTGTTCTGCACTGAAGAAAAAGTATCGCGACATTATCCGGGAAGGAAATCCAAATGTGCGCTTTGTTTATCTTCGAGGCGATCAACAACTGATATTGGATCGCATCAAAGCGCGTAACGGTCATTTTATGAAGGAAAGCATGGTGGCGAGTCAGTTTGATGCGTTGGAAGAGCCAAATGCTGAAGAAACCGACGTGATTACAACCAATATCGCCGATAGCGTTGAGGATATTGTTGTTGGAGTGGTTGATCAAATCGCGTGTCGAAGCCAGAGCTTGAAATCACAACAGGGGTAG
- the edd gene encoding phosphogluconate dehydratase, with translation MIHPVVQQVTNAIKARSEASRQAFERRIKQQSGQPSSRSTLSCGNLAHTVATTCGSERERILDLTKSNIGIISAYNDMVSAHFPYQYYPNIIKEELAKLGHTAQVAGCVPAMCDGITQGQTGMDLSLFSRDVIAQATAISLSHNAFDGTLLLGICDKIAPGQLMGALSHAHLPTAFVPAGPMATGLSNEEKVAARQKYTSGEIDKTEMLNVECRSYHSSGTCTFYGTANTNQLVFEAMGLMLPGSAFVSPHSSLREALTKEAARNISSQTKQSKQFKPLYQVLCAENLVNGVIALLASGGSTNHTIHMVAVARAAGLILTWDDIDQLSTVTPLLVNIYPNSSADINDFQAAGGVPTLLQALAQLNLLHQDITTSFGDFQSQLMMPSLKDGQLVWQQNCGSKNIDVLAEATTPFSTSGGIKVLKGNLGQAVIKISAIKAKHQFVQAPAVVFDSQHDVEAAYHRGELDKDCVVVVRFNGPAANGMPELHKLMPILGNIQNKGFQVALVTDGRLSGASGKIPAAIHVSPEAKMDGAIGRVVNGDIITVDCVTGSLTTSQTYPQIAIDGDEALDSEQGWGRELFQVARNNVCGADQGATFLF, from the coding sequence ATGATCCATCCGGTAGTACAACAGGTAACCAATGCCATTAAGGCACGCAGTGAAGCCTCTCGCCAAGCATTTGAACGGCGTATAAAGCAACAAAGTGGTCAGCCATCGAGTCGCAGCACACTCTCTTGTGGCAACCTCGCTCATACCGTCGCCACAACCTGTGGCTCAGAGCGGGAACGTATATTAGATTTAACCAAGTCTAACATCGGCATCATCTCTGCTTACAATGATATGGTTAGTGCTCACTTTCCTTACCAGTACTACCCAAACATCATCAAGGAAGAACTCGCTAAATTGGGCCATACCGCACAAGTTGCTGGCTGTGTACCTGCTATGTGTGACGGTATTACCCAAGGCCAAACAGGAATGGACCTCTCTCTGTTTTCACGTGATGTGATTGCTCAGGCAACGGCTATCTCATTGAGCCACAATGCTTTTGATGGAACGCTACTGCTAGGTATTTGCGATAAAATCGCCCCAGGCCAGTTGATGGGCGCTCTCTCTCACGCTCACCTTCCAACCGCTTTTGTCCCAGCAGGTCCAATGGCTACCGGGCTAAGCAATGAGGAAAAGGTCGCTGCACGACAAAAATACACGTCTGGAGAAATAGATAAAACTGAGATGTTAAACGTTGAGTGCCGCTCTTATCACTCTAGCGGAACATGCACTTTCTATGGCACTGCCAACACCAACCAACTGGTGTTTGAGGCCATGGGATTAATGCTTCCAGGTTCTGCATTTGTCTCCCCGCACTCATCACTCCGCGAAGCATTAACCAAAGAAGCAGCGCGTAATATCAGTTCACAGACCAAGCAATCCAAACAGTTCAAACCGCTTTATCAGGTGCTTTGTGCCGAAAACTTGGTCAATGGTGTCATCGCGCTACTCGCCTCGGGCGGCAGCACTAACCACACGATTCATATGGTTGCGGTGGCGCGCGCGGCTGGTCTCATTCTAACTTGGGATGACATTGACCAACTCTCGACAGTGACGCCACTATTGGTAAACATCTACCCTAATAGCAGTGCTGATATCAATGACTTTCAAGCAGCAGGTGGCGTTCCAACTCTATTGCAAGCTTTAGCCCAGCTCAATTTACTCCATCAAGATATCACGACTTCATTTGGCGATTTCCAATCGCAATTGATGATGCCTAGCCTAAAAGATGGCCAGTTAGTTTGGCAGCAAAATTGTGGTAGCAAAAACATCGATGTGCTTGCCGAAGCAACAACCCCTTTCAGTACCAGTGGCGGTATTAAAGTTTTAAAAGGCAATCTAGGCCAAGCTGTTATCAAGATATCTGCGATCAAAGCTAAGCATCAATTTGTTCAAGCCCCTGCCGTCGTTTTTGATAGTCAACACGATGTTGAAGCCGCTTATCATCGCGGTGAACTCGACAAAGATTGTGTTGTGGTTGTGCGCTTCAATGGTCCAGCTGCGAATGGAATGCCAGAGTTGCACAAACTCATGCCAATTTTAGGCAATATCCAAAACAAGGGGTTTCAGGTTGCGCTGGTCACAGACGGCAGGCTCTCTGGAGCATCTGGTAAAATTCCAGCAGCCATCCATGTCTCGCCAGAAGCGAAAATGGATGGAGCAATAGGCAGAGTTGTAAACGGAGATATTATTACTGTTGACTGCGTAACGGGTTCGTTAACCACCAGCCAAACTTATCCTCAAATAGCGATTGACGGTGACGAGGCACTGGATTCGGAACAAGGATGGGGACGAGAGCTCTTCCAAGTCGCTAGAAACAATGTCTGCGGCGCAGATCAGGGAGCAACATTCCTATTTTGA
- a CDS encoding substrate-binding domain-containing protein yields MPQSKKKGRPSLKDIADKVGVTKMTVSRYMRNPESVSLATREKIAAVAEETGYIHNRAPQMLSKASSKSIGILLPSLSNQVFANFVQGIEAVTNTRGYEVLITHYSYSDEIEESKVASLLSYQVDGLILTGTSHTPRTLQMIKTANVPVVEAMELCDDPIDLMVGLDHEAAAYEAVKLMISKGKKHIGYFGARLDSRTKMRMRGYDRAMVEHGLEKHHFLTHKPSNYTLGRELLDRALTECPDLDGVLCTNDDIAIGVVLGCQDRQIAIPEQLGVIGYNALNIGQAITPKLTSVYTPRYEIGEKSAEVLLNEIEGNISSQRKFDLGFTITSGDSL; encoded by the coding sequence ATGCCACAGAGTAAAAAGAAGGGGCGTCCTTCCCTAAAAGATATTGCCGATAAAGTCGGCGTGACAAAAATGACGGTCAGCCGCTATATGCGTAATCCAGAATCTGTTTCGCTGGCGACTCGAGAAAAGATCGCTGCGGTCGCTGAGGAAACGGGATACATACATAATCGCGCCCCTCAAATGCTATCAAAAGCTTCGAGCAAATCGATTGGAATTCTTTTGCCTTCTCTTTCTAACCAAGTATTTGCAAATTTTGTTCAAGGTATTGAAGCGGTGACGAATACACGAGGGTATGAAGTGCTAATCACCCACTATAGCTACAGTGATGAGATTGAGGAAAGTAAGGTGGCGAGTTTGCTTTCTTATCAAGTGGATGGATTGATATTAACAGGAACATCTCACACTCCCCGTACTTTGCAAATGATAAAAACCGCTAATGTACCGGTGGTTGAAGCAATGGAGTTGTGTGATGATCCTATCGACCTTATGGTTGGCTTAGATCATGAAGCTGCCGCTTATGAAGCGGTCAAGCTTATGATCAGTAAGGGTAAAAAACATATTGGCTATTTTGGTGCTCGCTTAGATAGCCGAACCAAAATGCGTATGCGCGGTTACGATCGAGCCATGGTCGAGCATGGCTTAGAGAAGCACCATTTTCTAACTCATAAACCTTCAAATTATACCCTTGGACGCGAGTTGCTGGATCGCGCATTAACCGAATGCCCGGATTTAGATGGCGTTCTTTGTACTAACGATGATATCGCAATCGGTGTGGTGCTCGGCTGCCAAGATAGGCAAATTGCTATCCCTGAACAATTAGGTGTGATTGGTTATAACGCTCTGAATATTGGTCAAGCTATTACACCTAAGCTGACAAGTGTTTACACACCAAGGTATGAGATAGGCGAGAAGAGTGCTGAAGTCTTACTTAATGAAATTGAAGGCAATATCAGCTCTCAGCGTAAATTTGATTTGGGCTTTACTATCACTAGTGGCGATAGCCTTTAA
- a CDS encoding TRAP transporter small permease, giving the protein MELVNKGVSVATKALERLLVIFMWLMVFAVVWQVFTRFVINSPSVFTDELSRYLMMWVGILGGAYVYALKRHLAIEILSEKVNPRQQLVLNIVISGFVILFSAIVLLYGGVHVVTTTLEYNQVSPSLSLFGNNIPMGYIYMVAPISGAFIVMCAIADILNAITALKNK; this is encoded by the coding sequence ATGGAACTAGTAAATAAAGGAGTATCAGTCGCGACTAAAGCCTTAGAGCGGCTACTGGTAATCTTTATGTGGTTAATGGTGTTTGCCGTTGTTTGGCAAGTATTTACTCGATTTGTCATTAACTCACCCTCTGTATTTACAGATGAGCTTTCTCGCTATCTGATGATGTGGGTCGGTATTCTTGGTGGCGCCTATGTATACGCATTGAAGCGCCACTTAGCGATTGAAATTCTCAGTGAGAAAGTTAATCCGCGCCAGCAGTTAGTTCTTAATATCGTCATCAGCGGCTTCGTCATTCTTTTCTCTGCCATTGTTCTGCTTTACGGCGGAGTACATGTTGTCACGACAACTCTTGAATACAACCAAGTTTCTCCAAGCTTATCGCTGTTTGGTAACAATATTCCAATGGGATACATCTACATGGTCGCACCAATTTCAGGCGCGTTTATTGTCATGTGCGCGATTGCGGACATTTTGAATGCTATCACTGCTTTAAAGAACAAATAA
- a CDS encoding TRAP transporter large permease — MPDIVYDSLPVAMLFGSLLVFLIIGMPVAFAIGFSALLTIFLNFPIDKSAILTTQQLLGGLDNFGLLALPFFIFAGNLMNSGGIAKRLINFAMLIGGKLPGSLCHVNVIANMMFGSLSGSATASAAAVGGLMGPLQEEKKYPRAFSSAVNIASCPAGLLIPPSNVLILYALVSTTSVQYLFLAGYVPGIIMGLCVMVGVYLFGKRFGVPAETIKLEQSVFKTVIDALPSLFMIFIIMGGIVGGIFTATEASAIAVVYSLILGFAYKEIKVKDLNRIVVDSVIITAIVLMMIGTSSSMSWAMANADIPSFISSFVLEFSDNPIVILILINLIFLVVGTFMDMSPAILIFTPIMLPIATFIGMDPIHFGIMMVFNLSIGICTPPVGTALFVGCSVSGSKLGEVVPKLIPLFLLLIVGLAIVVAFPSITMWLPKLAGYNG, encoded by the coding sequence ATGCCAGATATAGTTTATGACTCGCTGCCTGTTGCCATGCTCTTCGGCTCACTATTGGTTTTCTTAATCATTGGTATGCCTGTTGCGTTTGCGATTGGTTTCTCAGCACTACTGACTATTTTCCTAAACTTTCCAATTGATAAGTCCGCCATCTTAACGACCCAACAATTGCTTGGTGGCTTGGATAATTTTGGTCTACTGGCACTGCCGTTCTTTATCTTTGCCGGTAACTTAATGAACTCAGGGGGTATCGCTAAGCGTTTGATCAATTTCGCGATGCTTATCGGGGGCAAACTGCCAGGTTCCCTGTGCCATGTGAATGTAATTGCTAACATGATGTTTGGCTCACTCTCTGGTTCTGCAACAGCGTCTGCTGCCGCTGTAGGTGGCTTAATGGGCCCTCTACAAGAGGAAAAGAAATACCCTCGCGCATTTTCCAGTGCAGTCAATATCGCGTCTTGCCCTGCGGGTTTGCTTATTCCACCATCAAATGTACTTATCCTATACGCGTTGGTTAGTACAACTTCGGTGCAATACCTATTCTTAGCTGGTTATGTACCAGGCATCATTATGGGTCTTTGTGTCATGGTAGGCGTCTACCTGTTTGGTAAACGTTTTGGTGTGCCAGCAGAAACGATTAAGTTAGAACAGTCTGTATTTAAAACCGTGATCGACGCGTTACCTAGCCTATTTATGATTTTCATCATCATGGGCGGTATTGTTGGCGGCATCTTTACTGCAACGGAAGCTTCGGCAATCGCGGTTGTCTACAGCTTGATTCTTGGCTTCGCATACAAAGAAATCAAAGTAAAAGATCTTAACCGAATCGTCGTCGATAGCGTCATTATCACAGCCATCGTTCTGATGATGATCGGTACTTCTTCTTCGATGTCATGGGCCATGGCAAATGCGGATATTCCATCGTTTATCTCAAGCTTTGTACTTGAGTTTTCAGATAACCCTATCGTTATTCTGATTCTGATTAACCTTATTTTCTTGGTGGTTGGCACCTTTATGGATATGTCACCAGCCATTCTTATCTTCACACCAATCATGCTACCGATAGCCACGTTCATCGGAATGGATCCTATTCATTTTGGCATCATGATGGTTTTCAACTTATCGATTGGTATTTGTACGCCTCCTGTTGGTACTGCGCTTTTTGTTGGATGTAGCGTTTCAGGAAGCAAATTAGGTGAAGTTGTTCCAAAACTAATCCCGCTGTTCTTACTTCTAATCGTAGGTCTAGCAATTGTTGTCGCTTTCCCAAGCATTACTATGTGGCTGCCAAAACTGGCAGGTTACAACGGATAA